The Cytophagales bacterium sequence TATATAGTATCTGAATATGTTTGGGAATCAGTTGTATCAATAAGATAATATATAAGTTTATAATTCCCCACGCTCAATTTTCCTATTGTTATTGTGTCTGTATGACCAGTTACTACTGGAGCGGAGTCAAGATCAAAATAAACCCGGACTTCAATTAGTGTGTCAATAAAAATAATGTTGGAACCTAACATTATGTTAGCGGAATTAAATGTATAACGACCAATAACGATAATAGAATCGCTTGTAGTGGGATTAGATGGTTTTATTATTATACTATCTATTTGTGCAAAGGTATTTGAAAATACTGTGCTAATTGAAGCAACTAAAATAGCTGCTAATACGGTTTTTAGATTTTTTGACTTTTTCATGATTAGGAATTTTTAAATTATGAGTCCACTCCGAAAAGTCACTCAAAAGTTTAATAGCACAAATATACTAAAGAATATAATAAGTACTCAGGTTTTTTTTGATTTTTTTTGGGGATGGGGGAGAAGTTATTGATAATCAGACAAATCCAACA is a genomic window containing:
- a CDS encoding T9SS type A sorting domain-containing protein, coding for MKKSKNLKTVLAAILVASISTVFSNTFAQIDSIIIKPSNPTTSDSIIVIGRYTFNSANIMLGSNIIFIDTLIEVRVYFDLDSAPVVTGHTDTITIGKLSVGNYKLIYYLIDTTDSQTYSDTIYFAVSPLLATIDFSSENSFDMQIYPNPFTYKTKIKYNLPDNTTDAALTIYNIVGEKIKEYKLNDKKGELIIDSSDLTQGLYMLYIKNDQGFVSNKRMLIIR